The sequence below is a genomic window from Thalassomonas haliotis.
AGCAGCAAAGGGCTATGCTGGCGGATGAACATCAGCCTTCTGTCGGTTTGAATTTATGGCAGCGGGCGGCCACGGGCGGCGCCCGGAGCACCAACAGCAATACCGGTGAACTGGCACCAGGCAAACAGGCGGATTTATTGGTATTAGACGCACAAGATACTCGACTTTTTGCCAATTCGGCGCACAATATCCTTGATAGCCTGGTTTTTGCCAGCCAGCAAAATCCGGTCAGGGACGTGATGGTTAACGGCCAGTGGCGGATACAAAACCGTCAGCATGAAAATGAGCAAGATGCAGCTGATGCCTTTGCTGATTTGCTGGCAAACCTGTCGGATTAAGCTGGTTAACGCCAGGTAAAAACAACATCGGGCGGCAGCCGGAAAACGGAAGTACCATTTAATAGGGTAAAAAATAGCGGGCGGAGTGATGACAAAACTAAGTGAACAGCAATATCAGGTGGTGGTCAAGTCCGTCGCTGACAAAAAAGCCTTGCCGGGAGCACTGCTGCCGATATTGCATGATATCCAGGACCAGCTGGGTTACATCCCCAAAGCGGCGATTGACATTATCGCCGCCGGTTTAAAGCAAACCGCCGCCGAAATTTACGGCGTGATCAGTTTTTATCATCATTTTCGCCTGGATAAACCCGGCAACCACCTGGTGGAAATCTGCCGGGCGGAAGCCTGTCAGGCCATGGGTTCTGAGGCTTTAGAGCAGGAAATCAAAAGCAAATTAGGCATAGATTACCACCAGACCAGCAAAGATAATAATGTCAGTTTAGAGCCGGTCTATTGCCTGGGTAATTGCGCCTGCGGCCCCTCGGTTAAAGTTGGTGAGCGTGTTTATGGCCGCATGAGCGGAGAAAAGTTCAGCCAGCTGATGGATAAGTTATCCACCTATGTGGTGGAGCTTGGCCAGGGAGAAAACCATGCCAGTTAAAATTTATATTCCCTGTGATACCACAGCCCTTGCCATGGGCGCAGACGAAGTTGCCAAAACCGTGGAATTTCAAAGCCGGGAAGCCGGTTTGTCGGCGGATATCATACGTAACGGTTCCCGTGGTTTGTTTTATCTTGAGCCTCTGGTGGAAGTAGCAACTGCCCGGGGGCGTATTGCCTTTGGCCCGGTAGAACCAGAAGATGTTCCCGGTTTAATTGAAACCTTAATGGAACACGGCGACGTTTTTGAAGGTAAGCATCCCTTGTATCTGGGGCTAACGGAAGAAATTCCTTATCTGGCCAGGCAGCAAAGGCTGACTTTTGCCCGTGCCGGTATTATTGACCCTTTTAGCATTGCAGATTACCAGGCTCATGATGGTTTTGAAGGCCTGAAGCGGGCTTTAGCTTTAATCGACTCAGCTGGCCCGCAGGGCATAGTTGATGAAGTAAAAAACTCTGGTTTACGTGGCCGTGGCGGCGCAGCTTTCCCAACCGGGATAAAATGGCAGACAGTGCTTGATACTCCCGCAGAGCAAAAATATATCGTTTGTAATGCCGATGAAGGCGATTCAGGTACTTTTGCCGATCGTCTGCTGATGGAAGCGGATCCCTTCACCCTGATAGAAGGCATGATCATCGCCGGATTGGCGGTGGGGGCAAACCAGGGTTATATCTACCTGCGCTCCGAATACCCGCAGGCGGATAAGATCCTCAACCAGGCAATAAAAACCGCCTATGCCCAGGGGTATTTGGGTAAAAACATTCAGGGCAGCGGCCAGCATTTTGACTTGGAAGTCAGACTTGGCGCCGGCGCCTATATTTGTGGTGAAGAAACCTCCTTGCTGGAAAGCCTGGAAGGCAAACGGGGCCTGGTACGCGCCAAACCGCCGTTGCCGGCAATTGAAGGTTTATTTGGTTTACCCACCATAGTGAATAATGTCATTTCCCTGGCATCCGTGCCGGTGATCCTCGCCAAAGGGGGCGATTATTACCGGGATTATGGCATGGGCCGTTCCCGCGGTACTTTGCCGGTGCAGTTAGCCGGTAATATTAAACAAGGCGGCCTGGTGGAACTGGCTTTTGGTGAAACCTTACATAACCTGGTGTTCGACTTTGGCGGCGGCACCTTCAGCGGTAAACCGGCCAAGGCAATCCAGGTAGGCGGTCCTTTGGGCGCTTATTTACCTCAGGCGCAGTGGCATACGCCGCTTGATTATGAAGCCTTTGCCGCCAATAATGCGGTCTTGGGTCATGGCGGCGTAGTGGTGTTTGATACCAGTGTCGATATGGCCAAACAGGCACGCTTTGCTATGGAATTTTGTAAAATTGAATCCTGCGGAAAATGTACGCCGTGCCGTATCGGCTCGGTGCGTGGGGTGGAAGTGATCGATAAGATTATCAGTCACGATAATCAGGAGCAAAACCTGGAACTGCTAAACGATTTATGCGACACCATGGAGCTGGGGTCTTTATGTGCCATGGGAGGCATGACGCCGTACCCTGTACGCAGTGTCATCGAGCACTTTTCAGGAGACTTACTGAAAACAGTCACCGGCAATGAGCAGCAGGAGTAAGTAGGATGAAATCTTATTCTTTGTACTTCACTCAGCTTTGGGGCATGACAGCCCCTGCTATATCTTCTGTCCGCAGTGTCATCGAGCACTTTTCAGGAGACTTACTGAAAACAGTCACCGGCAATGAGCAGCAGGAGTAAGCAGGATGAAATCTTATTCTTTGTACTTAACTCAGCTTTGGGGCATGACAGCCCCTGCTATATCTTCTGTCCGCAGTGTCATCGGGCATTTCTCTGAAGATCTTATCGGTGCTAAACAGCAAAACTCGCAGGAGAAAGCGTTATGATTTCCTATTATGATCCCAGGCAGCATCCTGAAGATAAAGATCTCGGCACCCCGGCGGTACGCCTGAATCATCAGCAAAGCCTGCCTCAGGTAACGCTGGAAATCGACGGCTGTCAGGTGACGGTGGAAGAGGGCACTTCGGTGATGCGCGCTGCGGCCCTGAATAATATCAATATTCCCAAGTTATGCGCCTCCGACAACCTGGAAGCTTTCGGCTCCTGCCGCTTATGTGCGGTAGAAGTTGCGGGTATGAAAGGCATGCCGGCTTCTTGTACCACCCCGGTGAGAGAAGGCATGCAGGTAACCACGCAAACTAAAAAAATTGCCAAATTACGCCGTAATATCATGGAGCTTTATATTTCCGACCATCCGCTTGATTGCCTGACCTGCCCCAGTAACGGTGATTGTGAATTGCAGGATATGGCCGGTGCCGTAGGCTTAAGGGATGTGCGCTACGGTTTCAGTGGTGAAAACCATCTCGATGCCAAAGGTGATGACTCCAATCCCTATTTTCATTTTGATCCCAGCAAATGTATCGTGTGTTCCCGCTGTGTACGTGCCTGTGAAGAAGTGCAGGGCACCTTTGCCTTAACAATAGATGGCCGGGGTTTTGATTCCAGGGTCTCTACCGGCGCAGATAATGATTTCCTTTCTTCCGATTGTGTTTCCTGCGGCGCCTGTGTCCAGGCCTGCCCGACCTCAACCTTGATGGAAAAAAGCGTGATCGAACAGGGCCAGCCTGAGCATAGCGTGATCACTACCTGTGCCTATTGTGGCGTCGGCTGTTCGTTTAAGGCGGAAATGAAAGGTACGGAAGTGATCCGTATGGTGCCTTATAAAGGCGGGCAAGCGAACCGCGGCCATTCCTGCGTTAAGGGACGTTTTGCCTTTGGTTATGCCAACCACAAAGACCGCATCACCAGTCCGATGATCCGCGATGCTATCGATCAGCCCTGGCGGGAAGTGAGCTGGCAGGAGGCAATAACCTTTGCGGCCGGTAAGCTGAAAAATATCCAGCAAAAATTTGGCAAAGACAGCATAGGCGGCATCACTTCTTCCCGCTGTACCAACGAAGAAACCTATTTAGTACAAAAGCTGATCCGCGCTGCCTTTGGCAACAACAATACCGATACCTGCGCCCGTGTGTGTCACTCTCCCACCGGTTTTGGCTTAAAAGCCACCTTAGGGGAATCTGCCGGTACCCAGACTTTTGATTCTGTAATGGATGCCGATGTGGTGATGGTGATCGGCGCCAACCCCACAGATGCCCACCCGGTATTCGGCTCTTTGCTGAAAAAACGTTTGCGCCAGGGGGCCGGGCTGATTATTGCCGATCCCCGCCGTATCGACCTGGGCATCAGTCCGCATGTGAAATTGGATCACCATCTGCCATTGAGGCCGGGCACCAATGTCGCCTTCATCAATGCCATGGCTTATGTGGTGGTTGAAGAAGACCTTGAAGATCAAAGCTTTATTGATGAGCGTTGCCAGCAGGAAAATTATCAGCAATGGCGCGAGTTTATCGTCGACAGCCGCCACTCGCCGGAAAATACCGCCGAGATCACCGGCATATCGGCACAGGAATTAAGGGCGGCGGCACGCCTGTATGCCAAGGCAAATAATGCCGCCATTTATTACGGCCTCGGGGTAACCGAGCATTCCCAGGGGTCGAGCATGGTGATGGGGATTGCCAATCTGGCGCTTTTGACCGGCAATATCGGCCGGGACGGCGTTGGCGTCAATCCGCTGCGCGGGCAAAATAATGTTCAGGGCTCTTGTGATATGGGGTCTTTCCCCCATGAATTACCCGGCTACCAGCATGTGGCCAGGGAAGAGCTTAGGACGAAATTCGAGCAAAACTGGGGAGTGGCAATAGATCCCGAGCCCGGTTTGCGTATCCCCAATATGTTTGATGCCACCATCGACGGCAGCTTTAAAGGGCTTTATTGCCAGGGTGAAGATATCGCCCAGTCTGATCCCAATACCCAGCACGTACAGTTGGCATTATCGTCGCTGGAATGCTTAATTGTTCAGGATATTTTCCTTAACGAAACCGCAAAATTTGCCCATGTGTTTTTGCCCGGGGCTTCTTTTCTGGAAAAAGACGGTACTTTCACCAATGCCGAGCGCCGTATCAACCGGGTGCGTAAGGTGATGCCGCCGTTATCCGGCATGGCTGACTGGCAGGTGACCATGGCCCTGTCCGAGGCGCTTGGTTATCCGATGAATTATCAGCACCCGTCTGAAATCATGGATGAAATTGCCAAGTTGACCCCGACTTTTGCCGGTGTCAGTTATGAAAAACTGGAGCAGCTGGGCAGTATCCAGTGGCCCTGCAACGAACAGGCACCCGACGGCACGCCTATTATGCACAGGCAAAGCTTCCCTATCGGCAAGGCAACCTTTGCCGTCACCGAATATGTCGCGACCGAGGAAAAAGCCAACCGTAAATTCCCGTTATTGCTGACCACGGGCCGTATTTTGTCCCAGTATAATGTCGGCGCCCAGACCCGGCGTACAGACAACCAGATGTGGCACGACAGCGATGTGCTGGAAATACATCCCGATGACGCCCAGGACCGGGGCATCACCGAAGGTGACTGGCTCGGCATTAAAAGCCGCGCCGGTGATACCGTACTTAAGGCGAAAATCAGCGACCGGATGCAGCCGGGGGTTGTATATACTACTTTCCATCATCCGGAAAGCGGCGCCAATGTAGTGACCACGGATAATTCCGACTGGGCCACCAACTGTCCCGAGTATAAGGTTACCGCGGTACAGGTGGAAAAAGTGACTTCACCGTCGAAATGGCAAGAGCGTAACAGGCAGTTTTCCAAAAAACAGCAGGCGTATTTGTCTGCGGCGAAAACGAATTAAGCTTTGTGGTGATCAGCTGTGGCGATGAATAAAGCAAGTCAAGACCGGGATAAGCGTTTGCCGCTGCAACAAGTCAGTCGGGTGATCCGAGCCCGGCAGGCGGCAGATAAAACACAAACCGATACTGTGATCACCGAAGAAGCGGTGGCCCTGGTATATAACGGCATTTCCCATGCGGTGATGATGACAACGCCGCAGGATTTAGAGGATTTTGCCCTGGGGTTTAGCCTCTCCGAGGGGATTATCGGCCAGGCGGCAGATCTGCTCGATTGTGAAATTTATCACAGGGAAAACGGCATAGAAGTTTGTTTAACCATAAGCTCGCGCTTTTTTACCCGGTTGAAGCAGCAACGCAGAACCCTGGCGGGCACCAGCGGCTGTGGTTTGTGCGGGGTAGAATCGCTGACGCAAGCCTTTAAGCAGCCTGCCGCGCTGGTCAAAACTCCCCTGGTGGATTTTTTGTCGGTAGAGAAAGCGGTGGCCGGTTTTAACAGTGAGCAGCTGTTAAATCAGCAATCGGGGGGCGTACACGGTGCCGCTTTTTATCATAACAATGGCGAGCTGGCACTGCTGCGTGAAGATGTTGGCCGCCATAATGCTCTGGATAAATTAATCGGCGCCTTGGCACAAACCGATTTGCTGCCCGGGCAGGGTTTTGTGTTGGCGTCGAGTAGGGCCAGTTACGAAATGGTTTATAAAACTATTACTTGCGGTATTAACCACCTGGTGACCTTTTCCGCCCCCACCAGTAAGGCAATAGAATTGGCCCGGGCGGGAAATTTAAACCTGATAGGCTTTGCCCGCCAGGGGCGGCAGGTGGTTTATCACAGCGCCGTCAGTTAAGTCTTGGTTTTTATAAAGCAAGATATTCAGATGAGATAAGAGAAGGAAAAATCATGCCCTCGGCAAAAGTAAATAACCTGATCAAAATGGTCAATCAAATTGCGGCCAATATCTGTTTTCAGTCTAGTGAGCAGGAAGTGGTGGTGAAGATAGCCAACCACTTGCAGTTGTTTTGGGCCAAGTCGATGAAGCAGGACATTATCGAATATTATCAGCAGGACGGTGAAGGCTTGTCGGATCTGGCCGGTCAGGCGGTGGCCCGTTTGGCCGGGCAATAACTTCTGTGTAGTGCAGAGTTAATGGTTAAAGATTATAAAAATGCTTCGTAGTTATAAACGGTTTTGCAAACTTTAGTCAGGTTGCTCGGATGCAGCTTGGGGTTATCCTGTTGGTTTTGGCAATAATCTTCATAGAAGGCCTTTATCGCTTCCCGGTCGGCGGTGATTTCCTGTAAATAGCTGAGTTCATCCGGGGAGAAACTATAAAATTGCGGCTGGAGATCATTGTAAATTTTTTCCGCTTTTAATCTTACCTTAGTATCCGTCCCTTTAGAAAAAACCTCCATCACCAAAGCTTTCTGCTCTTGATACCAAGCCTCCACTTTGGGTTGCGGATAAAAATGTAAAAATAATGCCCCGGCGACGATTAAGATCAATAATTTTTTCATAGCATGTAATATAATGCGGCCCTGAGGATAGGATAATCAATTTTTACTAAGAATACATTACCTTAATTAAGTATAGGGTTATTGTGGCAATAGACCAGTAATCCCATGTTTTCGTACTTTCCGACTTTCAAGGATTTATCGTGAAACCAGATGAAAACCAAAAAGATGTCTCTATGCATATTCCGGTAAAGAATATCAAGATACATCCGGCTAAACACAGCGGCGGTGAAAATTACAAACCCAGGGATCAGATCTATGTTCGTAAAGTCACCGGCTTTTTCCAGCAATTGCGGCAGAAAATGAATTTTTTCTTTTTGGCGGCATTTGCCTTATTGCCCTGGCTGCAATATAACGGCCATCAGGCGATTCTATTCGATATCATGGAGCAGCGTTTTACCCTGTGGGGGCTGACGCTTTGGCCGCAGGATCTGACCTTACTCGCCTGGTTATTCATCTTAAGCGCTTTTTTGTTGTTTTTTGTGACTACCTTTATGGGCCGGGTCTGGTGTGGTTACCTCTGTCCGCAAACCGTATGGACTTTTATCTTTATCTGGTTTGAAGAAAAAATCGAGGGCAGCGCCAACCAGCGTAAAAAGCTCGACAGCCAGAAAATGGACTTTAACAAGTTCTGGCGCAAGTCGCTGAAACACTTTTGCTGGCTGGCATTTTCGGTATTAACCGCGTTGACTTTTGTCGGTTATTTTGTGCCGATGCAGCAAGTATTTGTCGACTTTTTTACCTTTAATGCCTCATTTGCAGCAACGGCCAGTGTCTGGTTTTTTGCTTTTTGTACTTATGGCAATGCCGGCTGGATGCGGGAAATCATGTGTCTGCATATGTGCCCTTATGCACGTTTTCAGTCGGCGATGTTTGACAAGGACACGGTGACCGTTTCCTATGATACTAAGCGCGGAGAAAACCGCGGCGCCCGTTCCCGTAAACAAGATCCGAAAAAGCTGGGTTTGGGGGATTGTATCGACTGTAACCTGTGTGTCCAGGTGTGTCCTACCGGCATAGATATCCGTAACGGGCTGCAATACGAGTGCATTAACTGTGGCGCCTGTGTTGATGCCTGCGATGGTGTGATGGAGAAAATGAATTATGCCAAGGGGCTTATTCGTTACACCACAGAGCATGAACTGGAAGGCAAAAAAGTACACCTGGTACGCTCAAAACTGATCGGTTATGCCGTGGTGCTGGTGATCATGAGTAGCCTGCTGGTGATGGAGATCGTCAACCGGGTGCCGGTGTCGTTAGATATTATCCGCGACCGTAATGCCCTGGCGCGCGAGAATATCAAAGGGGAAGTGGAAAATGTCTATACCCTGAAGATCCTCAACAAATCGCAAACCGATAATGTTTATCGTTTGTCGGTTAAAGGGATCGCTAATGCCAGGTGGATCGGCGACAGCGAAGTGACGGTTAAAGCAGCGGATGTTTATACTTTGCCGATCAGTATAGCCGTCGATCCCTATGATTTATCTGAGTTCATTACCGACATTTCCTTTGTGGTAGAGCAGATTTCAACAGACAGTGATGTTAAGCTAGAGCAACAAAGTCGCTTTTTTAATAAACGTTAATGTCTGTATTTGATTTTACTACCTTGTCTCCGGACCTGATCCTTGACGGTCTGGAGAGTGTCGGCTTTTATCCCGACAGCGGTTTGCTGCCGCTTAACAGTTATGAAAACCGCGTTTATCAGTTTCATGATGAACAAAAAACAAAATATGTGACCAAGTTTTACCGGCCGCAGCGCTGGAGTGAAACCCAGATCCGCGAAGAGCATGCTTTTGGTTTTGAGCTGGCCGGGGACGAGTTGCCGGTAGTGGCACCGTTAAAGCGCGATGGCGAGAGTTTGTTTAACTTTAAGGGTTATCATTTTGCCGTTTACCCTTGCCGGGGCGGTCGCATCTTTGAAGTGGACAACCTGGACCAGCTGGAATGGATGGGGCGTTTTGTCGGCCGCATCCATGCCCGTGGCGCGCAACAACCGTTCGAGACCCGGCCAACCTTTAATAGCGAAGAATTTTTGCAGCAGGCAAAACAGGTTATTTTCAATTCCGGTTTTGTGCCCGAGACTTTAACGAATGCTTTTTTTACCATCTTAGATCAGGTCGTTGAGCTGGCGGACGAACAATATCAACCGAACAGTGAAATACGCCTGCACGGCGATTGCCATGCCGGCAATATTTTGTGGACCGATGACGGCCCGCATTTTGTCGACCTGGATGATTGCCGCACCGGCCCGGCGATCCAGGATTTGTGGATGATGTTATCCGGGGACAGGCAACAACAATTGTTACAATTAGATACTATGTTGACGGGCTATGAGGAGTTTTTTACATTTGAAACTGACCAGCTTGTCTTGATAGAATCATTACGCACCATGCGCATAGTTAATTATATGGCCTGGTTGTGTAAGCGTTGGCAAGATCCTGCCTTCCCGCGTAATTTCCCCTGGTTCAATACCGAGAAATACTGGGAACAGCAGATTTTAATGCTAAAAGAGCAGTTTTCTATGTTGCAGCAACCGCCACTGAGTTTAGTGCCGGGGATGTAGGGCTAAACAAGGCCAGATGATGTTCATTTAAGGAAAATGAGAATAATGAAAAAAGTAATCAGTATAATAATGTTAATGTTTATCCCTTTTATGGCGTCATGTGCCGAATTTGAAGAGGGTAAGCAATATACCAAGGTCAGTGAAAAAGCCTCGACGAAACCGGAAGTCAGAGAGTACTTTTCCTTCTACTGCCCTCACTGTCTTAAGTTCGAACCGTTTTTCGCCAAGGTGAAAAAGCAGTTACCTGAAGGGGTGCCTTTCGAACGTAACCATGTCGACTTCCTGCGCGCGGCTTCTCCTAAAATTCAGGCGATGCTAAGCAAGGCGGTTGTAACCGCTCAGCAGATGGGCATGGAAGAAAAAGTTGTTGCTGCGATTTTCAACTATATCCAGACACAGCGCGCGGTGATCACCTCAGAAAAAGACCTGCGTAATATCTTTGTATTGCAAGGTGCTGACGGCGAGAAATTCGATAAGATCTTCAAAAGCTTCAGCGTAAACAGCAAAGCGAAGCAAATGAAGAAAAATCAGGATTACTTCGCCAATAAAGGCGCTTTGACCGGCGTACCTACCATTATTATCAATGGTAAATACCGCATCAATAACCAGGAGCTTGACCGCGATAACTTCGAAGAAGATTATCACAAGCTGACAAAATACCTGCTGGCGCTGAAATAGTTTTCGATTGCCAGAGTAAAGCGAAAAAACAAAGGAGCCTTAGGCTCCTTTGTTGTTTTTGAAGGCAAGCATTAGGCTGATTGGATAGCTATTTAAGCTGTTATTCGCTTAATAAAGCTTGCTGGCGCTATAAAAAGCGGCTTATTGACGTCACTGGCAGCACTAAAGAACGCTAATATGAAAGTTTGCCCATTAAAGGAGTTGCCATGTATATCAAAGCGCTCAGACAACAAAAGCAGCTTTCCCAGGAAAGGCGGGCACAAGCAAGCAGTTTAAGCCTGCGTACCATTTAGCGTCTGGAAGCCACCTTGCCCGGCGGAGTTCTTAGTCTGTTCAGGAACCGGTTTTAAATAGCCTGAAGGGCGTCAGCTGTTGCGCTTTTGAGACAACCCGGGCGTTAGTGAGCGCTGCCGCAGCAGGTAGCTGCCGAGCAGGGCAATGGCTATAAACAAGGCGAAGCTGATATAAACCTGTTGCTCGTCAGCCAGTTTTACGCCGCTGCCGGCAAAAGAAAAAATCAGCATTTGCGGGATAAAACCGAGTAAAGATCCCAGCACATAAGGTTTGGCCGACAC
It includes:
- a CDS encoding formate dehydrogenase beta subunit, yielding MPVKIYIPCDTTALAMGADEVAKTVEFQSREAGLSADIIRNGSRGLFYLEPLVEVATARGRIAFGPVEPEDVPGLIETLMEHGDVFEGKHPLYLGLTEEIPYLARQQRLTFARAGIIDPFSIADYQAHDGFEGLKRALALIDSAGPQGIVDEVKNSGLRGRGGAAFPTGIKWQTVLDTPAEQKYIVCNADEGDSGTFADRLLMEADPFTLIEGMIIAGLAVGANQGYIYLRSEYPQADKILNQAIKTAYAQGYLGKNIQGSGQHFDLEVRLGAGAYICGEETSLLESLEGKRGLVRAKPPLPAIEGLFGLPTIVNNVISLASVPVILAKGGDYYRDYGMGRSRGTLPVQLAGNIKQGGLVELAFGETLHNLVFDFGGGTFSGKPAKAIQVGGPLGAYLPQAQWHTPLDYEAFAANNAVLGHGGVVVFDTSVDMAKQARFAMEFCKIESCGKCTPCRIGSVRGVEVIDKIISHDNQEQNLELLNDLCDTMELGSLCAMGGMTPYPVRSVIEHFSGDLLKTVTGNEQQE
- the fdhD gene encoding formate dehydrogenase accessory sulfurtransferase FdhD, whose amino-acid sequence is MNKASQDRDKRLPLQQVSRVIRARQAADKTQTDTVITEEAVALVYNGISHAVMMTTPQDLEDFALGFSLSEGIIGQAADLLDCEIYHRENGIEVCLTISSRFFTRLKQQRRTLAGTSGCGLCGVESLTQAFKQPAALVKTPLVDFLSVEKAVAGFNSEQLLNQQSGGVHGAAFYHNNGELALLREDVGRHNALDKLIGALAQTDLLPGQGFVLASSRASYEMVYKTITCGINHLVTFSAPTSKAIELARAGNLNLIGFARQGRQVVYHSAVS
- the fdhF gene encoding formate dehydrogenase subunit alpha → MISYYDPRQHPEDKDLGTPAVRLNHQQSLPQVTLEIDGCQVTVEEGTSVMRAAALNNINIPKLCASDNLEAFGSCRLCAVEVAGMKGMPASCTTPVREGMQVTTQTKKIAKLRRNIMELYISDHPLDCLTCPSNGDCELQDMAGAVGLRDVRYGFSGENHLDAKGDDSNPYFHFDPSKCIVCSRCVRACEEVQGTFALTIDGRGFDSRVSTGADNDFLSSDCVSCGACVQACPTSTLMEKSVIEQGQPEHSVITTCAYCGVGCSFKAEMKGTEVIRMVPYKGGQANRGHSCVKGRFAFGYANHKDRITSPMIRDAIDQPWREVSWQEAITFAAGKLKNIQQKFGKDSIGGITSSRCTNEETYLVQKLIRAAFGNNNTDTCARVCHSPTGFGLKATLGESAGTQTFDSVMDADVVMVIGANPTDAHPVFGSLLKKRLRQGAGLIIADPRRIDLGISPHVKLDHHLPLRPGTNVAFINAMAYVVVEEDLEDQSFIDERCQQENYQQWREFIVDSRHSPENTAEITGISAQELRAAARLYAKANNAAIYYGLGVTEHSQGSSMVMGIANLALLTGNIGRDGVGVNPLRGQNNVQGSCDMGSFPHELPGYQHVAREELRTKFEQNWGVAIDPEPGLRIPNMFDATIDGSFKGLYCQGEDIAQSDPNTQHVQLALSSLECLIVQDIFLNETAKFAHVFLPGASFLEKDGTFTNAERRINRVRKVMPPLSGMADWQVTMALSEALGYPMNYQHPSEIMDEIAKLTPTFAGVSYEKLEQLGSIQWPCNEQAPDGTPIMHRQSFPIGKATFAVTEYVATEEKANRKFPLLLTTGRILSQYNVGAQTRRTDNQMWHDSDVLEIHPDDAQDRGITEGDWLGIKSRAGDTVLKAKISDRMQPGVVYTTFHHPESGANVVTTDNSDWATNCPEYKVTAVQVEKVTSPSKWQERNRQFSKKQQAYLSAAKTN
- a CDS encoding formate dehydrogenase subunit delta; amino-acid sequence: MPSAKVNNLIKMVNQIAANICFQSSEQEVVVKIANHLQLFWAKSMKQDIIEYYQQDGEGLSDLAGQAVARLAGQ
- a CDS encoding formate dehydrogenase subunit gamma, yielding MTKLSEQQYQVVVKSVADKKALPGALLPILHDIQDQLGYIPKAAIDIIAAGLKQTAAEIYGVISFYHHFRLDKPGNHLVEICRAEACQAMGSEALEQEIKSKLGIDYHQTSKDNNVSLEPVYCLGNCACGPSVKVGERVYGRMSGEKFSQLMDKLSTYVVELGQGENHAS
- a CDS encoding serine/threonine protein kinase: MSVFDFTTLSPDLILDGLESVGFYPDSGLLPLNSYENRVYQFHDEQKTKYVTKFYRPQRWSETQIREEHAFGFELAGDELPVVAPLKRDGESLFNFKGYHFAVYPCRGGRIFEVDNLDQLEWMGRFVGRIHARGAQQPFETRPTFNSEEFLQQAKQVIFNSGFVPETLTNAFFTILDQVVELADEQYQPNSEIRLHGDCHAGNILWTDDGPHFVDLDDCRTGPAIQDLWMMLSGDRQQQLLQLDTMLTGYEEFFTFETDQLVLIESLRTMRIVNYMAWLCKRWQDPAFPRNFPWFNTEKYWEQQILMLKEQFSMLQQPPLSLVPGM
- a CDS encoding thiol:disulfide interchange protein DsbA/DsbL; translated protein: MKKVISIIMLMFIPFMASCAEFEEGKQYTKVSEKASTKPEVREYFSFYCPHCLKFEPFFAKVKKQLPEGVPFERNHVDFLRAASPKIQAMLSKAVVTAQQMGMEEKVVAAIFNYIQTQRAVITSEKDLRNIFVLQGADGEKFDKIFKSFSVNSKAKQMKKNQDYFANKGALTGVPTIIINGKYRINNQELDRDNFEEDYHKLTKYLLALK
- the ccoG gene encoding cytochrome c oxidase accessory protein CcoG; protein product: MHIPVKNIKIHPAKHSGGENYKPRDQIYVRKVTGFFQQLRQKMNFFFLAAFALLPWLQYNGHQAILFDIMEQRFTLWGLTLWPQDLTLLAWLFILSAFLLFFVTTFMGRVWCGYLCPQTVWTFIFIWFEEKIEGSANQRKKLDSQKMDFNKFWRKSLKHFCWLAFSVLTALTFVGYFVPMQQVFVDFFTFNASFAATASVWFFAFCTYGNAGWMREIMCLHMCPYARFQSAMFDKDTVTVSYDTKRGENRGARSRKQDPKKLGLGDCIDCNLCVQVCPTGIDIRNGLQYECINCGACVDACDGVMEKMNYAKGLIRYTTEHELEGKKVHLVRSKLIGYAVVLVIMSSLLVMEIVNRVPVSLDIIRDRNALARENIKGEVENVYTLKILNKSQTDNVYRLSVKGIANARWIGDSEVTVKAADVYTLPISIAVDPYDLSEFITDISFVVEQISTDSDVKLEQQSRFFNKR